A genomic region of Candidatus Acidiferrales bacterium contains the following coding sequences:
- the trpB gene encoding tryptophan synthase subunit beta, translated as MAETTQTRSWREWPDASGHFGPYGGRFVPETLMAPLEELEQAYAAAQADPAFRAELDRLLKNFAGRPSPLHFAARLTEHLGGPPRSNRGPRIYLKREDLLHTGAHKINNCLGQGLLAQRMGKKRVIAETGAGQHGVATAAVCALLGLECTIYMGATDMERQKLNVFRMQLEGAEVRSVSAGSRTLKDAINEAMRDWVTNVRTTHFLLGSVLGAHPYPRMVRDFQSVIGAETREQILRLEDRLPDYLIACVGGGSNAIGLFHRFLDDRGVKMVGVEAGGKGNGLGEHAARLGLRAAGGEGGRPGVLQGTFTYVLQDAFGQISPTHSVSAGLDYPAIGPEHAWLADCSRVEYCAVSDEAALEGARLLARLEGIIPALEPAHAIAELIRRAPVMKQDEVVIVNLSGRGDKDMEILREAGL; from the coding sequence ATGGCGGAAACGACACAAACCCGATCGTGGAGGGAGTGGCCGGACGCGAGCGGGCACTTTGGCCCTTATGGCGGGCGTTTTGTGCCGGAAACGCTGATGGCCCCGCTCGAGGAATTGGAGCAAGCCTACGCGGCGGCACAGGCTGATCCGGCTTTCCGGGCCGAGCTGGATCGCCTTCTTAAAAACTTTGCCGGCCGGCCGAGCCCGTTGCACTTTGCCGCGCGTTTGACGGAACATCTGGGCGGCCCGCCGCGATCGAATCGGGGCCCGCGCATCTATCTCAAGCGCGAAGACCTGCTCCACACCGGCGCGCACAAGATCAACAACTGCCTTGGCCAGGGCCTTCTGGCGCAACGCATGGGCAAGAAGCGCGTCATTGCCGAAACCGGCGCCGGGCAACACGGCGTGGCGACGGCGGCGGTCTGCGCCTTGCTCGGCCTCGAGTGCACCATTTACATGGGCGCGACGGACATGGAGCGGCAGAAGCTGAACGTGTTTCGCATGCAGCTCGAGGGCGCCGAGGTTCGGAGCGTCTCCGCCGGCTCGCGCACGCTCAAGGACGCCATCAACGAAGCGATGCGCGATTGGGTGACGAACGTGCGGACCACCCACTTCCTGTTGGGATCGGTTCTCGGCGCGCATCCCTATCCGCGCATGGTCCGCGATTTTCAGTCGGTGATCGGCGCGGAAACGCGCGAACAAATCTTGCGGCTGGAAGATCGTTTGCCGGATTATTTGATAGCCTGCGTGGGCGGCGGATCGAACGCGATCGGCCTCTTCCATCGCTTCCTGGACGACCGCGGGGTCAAGATGGTTGGCGTGGAAGCGGGCGGAAAGGGCAATGGGCTGGGCGAACACGCCGCCCGGCTGGGCCTGCGAGCAGCGGGCGGCGAAGGCGGACGCCCCGGCGTCCTCCAGGGAACTTTTACTTACGTCTTGCAAGATGCTTTTGGCCAGATCAGCCCGACGCATTCGGTATCGGCCGGGCTTGACTACCCCGCCATCGGCCCGGAACATGCCTGGCTGGCGGATTGCTCGCGCGTCGAATACTGCGCGGTGAGCGACGAGGCGGCGCTCGAAGGGGCGAGGCTGCTCGCTCGCCTGGAAGGCATCATTCCGGCACTCGAGCCGGCTCACGCCATCGCCGAATTGATTCGCCGCGCCCCCGTGATGAAGCAAGACGAGGTCGTCATCGTGAATCTTTCCGGCCGCGGAGACAAGGATATGGAGATTCTGCGCGAGGCTGGGTTGTAG
- the trpC gene encoding indole-3-glycerol phosphate synthase TrpC, producing the protein MSRASTETMLDRILAARRLRLEQQKAVLPFAVLEARAETAPAARDFARELLGPDGLGKLTTGSESPRVIAELKKASPSRGVIRREYNPAVLAPSLERAGAAAFSVLTEPDFFEGSLEDLALVRRLVERPVLRKDFILERYQVVESRAAGADSFLLIAAILDDAALAGLIAAGRELGMEALVEVHNGEELHRALGAGAKMVGVNNRDLKTFEVSLQVSFELVDKIPESCVAISESGIRSRDEVKRLQAAGFDAFLIGERLMEAQEPASALSEFIGGETTLRDKE; encoded by the coding sequence ATGAGTCGCGCCAGCACGGAAACCATGCTTGACCGAATTTTGGCTGCCCGGCGCTTGCGCCTGGAGCAGCAAAAAGCGGTTTTGCCTTTTGCCGTGCTCGAAGCAAGGGCGGAGACAGCACCGGCGGCGCGGGATTTTGCCCGGGAACTTCTGGGCCCGGATGGATTGGGCAAGCTCACCACGGGCAGCGAGTCGCCGCGCGTGATCGCGGAACTCAAAAAGGCCTCGCCGTCGCGGGGCGTTATCCGGCGGGAGTACAACCCGGCGGTGCTTGCTCCCTCGCTCGAACGGGCGGGCGCAGCCGCGTTTTCGGTTCTGACCGAGCCGGATTTCTTTGAGGGTTCGCTTGAGGATCTGGCTTTGGTGCGTCGCCTGGTCGAGCGGCCGGTCCTGAGGAAGGATTTTATCCTGGAGCGCTATCAGGTGGTGGAATCCCGCGCGGCCGGGGCCGACTCCTTTTTGTTGATCGCCGCCATTCTCGATGACGCTGCGCTGGCAGGTCTCATCGCTGCCGGTCGAGAGCTAGGCATGGAGGCGCTGGTCGAAGTGCACAACGGCGAGGAGTTGCACCGGGCCCTCGGGGCAGGCGCGAAAATGGTGGGCGTCAACAATCGGGACTTGAAAACCTTTGAGGTCAGCTTGCAGGTCTCTTTCGAACTGGTGGACAAGATTCCGGAAAGCTGCGTGGCCATAAGCGAAAGCGGAATTCGTTCGCGGGATGAGGTCAAGCGGCTTCAGGCAGCAGGATTCGATGCGTTCTTGATTGGCGAACGGCTGATGGAGGCGCAAGAGCCGGCTTCGGCCTTGAGCGAATTTATCGGGGGCGAGACAACTTTGCGAGACAAAGAATAG
- a CDS encoding nuclear transport factor 2 family protein, which translates to MRSRSALVSLVSVLLMVSFTFAPQMGKAAEPEKKPVEPGSNFVALMRTVLDAWETLDPANVAPFYSQESGRLFFDIAPLKYTGWNEYAEGVKKAFAEFSSVKFTPGDDVQVQQRGNFAWGAVTVRTDVVLKDGTKQSFDARWTIVWQKRGKDWIIAHDHFSAPAPLPQATAGQSLYKRLGGYDAIAAVTDDFIGRLVADQQLGRFFTGASTDSKKRIRQLVVDQLCAATGGPCVYIGRSMKASHEGLGITEDDWNAAVNHLVATLDKFKVPPKEKDELLGLASSLKGEIVATSSGGVQSK; encoded by the coding sequence ATGAGATCGCGAAGCGCTCTTGTGTCTTTGGTTAGCGTGCTTCTGATGGTTTCGTTTACCTTCGCTCCGCAAATGGGGAAAGCAGCGGAGCCCGAAAAGAAACCGGTAGAACCCGGGTCCAATTTCGTGGCGCTGATGCGGACGGTCCTCGATGCCTGGGAGACGCTGGACCCCGCCAATGTCGCGCCCTTCTACTCCCAGGAGTCCGGTCGCCTCTTCTTCGATATCGCACCCCTCAAGTACACGGGCTGGAACGAGTACGCCGAGGGGGTCAAGAAAGCGTTCGCCGAATTTTCCTCGGTCAAATTCACGCCCGGCGACGACGTGCAGGTGCAGCAGCGCGGCAACTTCGCCTGGGGCGCTGTTACCGTTCGCACGGACGTGGTGCTGAAGGACGGCACCAAGCAATCGTTCGACGCTCGCTGGACGATCGTTTGGCAGAAGCGCGGGAAGGACTGGATCATCGCGCACGACCACTTCTCCGCCCCGGCGCCCCTGCCGCAGGCCACGGCCGGCCAGTCGCTCTATAAGCGCCTGGGCGGGTACGACGCCATCGCCGCCGTTACCGACGATTTCATCGGCCGGCTGGTCGCTGACCAACAGCTCGGGAGATTCTTCACCGGCGCCAGCACCGACTCCAAGAAGCGCATTCGCCAGTTGGTGGTGGATCAACTGTGCGCCGCTACGGGAGGCCCATGCGTGTACATCGGTCGCAGCATGAAGGCATCGCACGAGGGGCTCGGTATCACGGAAGATGACTGGAATGCTGCCGTAAATCACTTGGTGGCCACGCTCGACAAGTTCAAGGTACCACCAAAGGAAAAAGACGAACTGCTCGGCCTGGCCTCCAGCCTCAAAGGGGAAATCGTGGCAACTTCAAGCGGCGGGGTACAGAGCAAGTAA